Proteins co-encoded in one Malus sylvestris chromosome 9, drMalSylv7.2, whole genome shotgun sequence genomic window:
- the LOC126634074 gene encoding exopolygalacturonase-like, producing MDLKLKNILPMFVSLLLVSTSNAQSGVYDVTSANYGGKANSDITQALSKAWTDACASTSASKIVVPSGTYKFVGATFKGPCKAPIEFQLQGTLQAPEDGSQLPKADTWIGFERIDGLTLSGGGTFDGLGATAWKQNDCNKNKNCKSIAINLRFNFVTNSIIRDITTKDSKNFHVNLLGCNNVAFQHFTVSAPKESINTDGIHIGRSTGINITDTTIGTGDDCISIGDGTKQLHVTNVTCGPGHGISIGSLGKYENEEPVSGIFIKNCTITNTDNGVRIKTWPASPANGVVSDVHFEDIVMDNVKNPVIIDQEYCPYNQCTLQVPSKVKISNVSFKNIKGSSSTPVGIKLVCSGGLPCENVELSNIDLTYTGKEGSITSECKHIKPTINNVAQPLACATSS from the exons ATGGATTTGAAACTGAAAAATATCTTGCCAATGTTTGTGTCCTTGTTGTTAGTATCCACATCTAATGCCCAATCTGGTGTCTATGATGTAACAAGTGCAAATTATGGTGGAAAAGCAAACTCTGATATTACCCAG GCTTTGAGCAAAGCTTGGACAGATGCATGTGCATCGACATCGGCAAGTAAAATTGTGGTTCCAAGTGGGACATACAAGTTTGTAGGGGCAACTTTCAAAGGACCATGCAAAGCCCCTATTGAGTTTCAGCTTCAGGGCACATTGCAGGCTCCAGAAGATGGCAGCCAACTCCCAAAAGCAGATACTTGGATAGGTTTTGAGCGCATTGATGGGCTCACCTTATCCGGTGGTGGAACTTTCGATGGCCTAGGAGCAACTGCTTGGAAGCAAAATGActgcaacaaaaacaaaaattgcaaATCTATTGCTATC AATCTGAGATTCAATTTTGTCACCAATTCCATAATTCGAGACATAACAACAAAAGACAGCAAAAATTTCCACGTAAATCTTTTGGGTTGCAACAATGTGGCATTCCAACATTTTACCGTCTCAGCGCCTAAAGAAAGCATCAATACCGATGGAATTCATATCGGACGTTCAACTGGGATCAACATCACAGATACGACCATTGGAACTGGGGATGATTGCATCTCTATTGGTGATGGCACCAAGCAACTCCATGTAACCAACGTTACTTGTGGACCAGGCCACGGCATAAGCATCGGGAGCCTCGGAAAGTATGAGAATGAAGAACCTGTGTCTGGAATATTTATCAAGAACTGCACAATTACAAATACAGATAATGGTGTGAGGATCAAAACATGGCCTGCTTCCCCTGCAAATGGCGTTGTCTCAGATGTTCACTTTGAGGATATTGTCATGGATAATGTTAAAAACCCTGTCATCATAGACCAAGAGTATTGCCCATATAATCAGTGCACACTTCAG GTTCCATCCAAAGTTAAGATCAGCAATGTCAGCTTCAAGAACATAAAGGGTTCATCTTCAACCCCAGTTGGTATTAAGCTTGTATGCAGTGGAGGGCTGCCATGTGAGAATGTGGAATTGAGTAACATTGATCTCACATACACTGGAAAAGAAGGCTCTATTACGTCTGAATGTAAACATATCAAGCCCACCATCAACAACGTGGCGCAGCCTCTTGCTTGTGCTACATCTTCTTGA
- the LOC126634073 gene encoding exopolygalacturonase-like, translated as MDLKLKSILPMFVFMLLVSTSNAKSSIYDVTSAKYGGKANSDISQAFSKAWTDACASTLASKIVVPRGTYKFVGATFKGPCKAPIEIQLQGTLQAPADGSKLPKADTWVGFERIDGLTLSGGGTFDGQGATAWKQNDCNKNKNCKSIAINLRFNFVTNSIIRDITTKDSKNFHVNVLGCNNVVFQHFTVSAPKESMNTDGIHIGRSTGINITDSTIGTGDDCISIGDGTKQLHVTKVTCGPGHGISIGSLGRYQNEEPVSGIFIKNCTIKNTDNGVRIKTWPASPSNGVVSDVHFEDIIMDNVGNPVIIDQEYCPWNQCTLKVPSKVKISNVSFKNIKGSSSTPVGIKIVCSGGLPCENVQLSDIDLTYSGNKGPITSHCKHVKPTINNVARALACATSS; from the exons ATGGATTTGAAATTGAAAAGTATCTTGCCCATGTTTGTGTTCATGTTGTTAGTATCCACATCTAACGCCAAATCCAGTATCTATGATGTCACTAGTGCAAAATATGGTGGAAAGGCAAACTCTGATATATCCCAG GCTTTTAGCAAAGCTTGGACAGATGCATGTGCATCGACATTGGCAAGTAAAATTGTTGTTCCAAGAGGGACATACAAGTTTGTAGGGGCAACTTTCAAAGGACCATGCAAAGCTCCTATTGAGATTCAGCTCCAAGGCACACTGCAGGCTCCAGCAGATGGCAGCAAACTCCCAAAAGCAGATACCTGGGTAGGTTTTGAGCGCATTGATGGGCTCACCTTATCCGGTGGTGGAACTTTCGATGGCCAAGGAGCAACTGCTTGGAAGCAAAATGAttgcaacaaaaacaaaaattgcaaATCTATTGCTATC AATCTGAGGTTCAATTTTGTCACCAATTCCATAATTCGGGACATAACAACAAAAGACAGCAAAAATTTCCACGTCAATGTTTTGGGTTGCAACAATGTGGTATTCCAACATTTTACCGTCTCAGCGCCTAAAGAGAGCATGAACACAGATGGAATTCATATCGGACGTTCAACTGGGATCAACATCACAGATTCAACCATTGGAACAGGGGATGATTGCATCTCTATAGGTGATGGCACCAAGCAACTCCATGTAACCAAAGTTACTTGCGGACCCGGCCATGGCATAAGCATCGGGAGTCTCGGAAGATATCAGAATGAAGAACCTGTGTCCGGAATCTTTATCAAGAACTGCACAATTAAAAATACAGATAATGGTGTGAGAATCAAAACATGGCCTGCTTCTCCATCAAATGGTGTAGTCTCAGATGTTCACTTTGAGGATATTATTATGGACAATGTTGGAAACCCTGTCATCATAGACCAAGAGTATTGTCCATGGAATCAGTGCACACTTAAG GTTCCATCCAAAGTTAAGATCAGCAATGTCAGCTTCAAAAACATAAAGGGCTCATCTTCAACCCCAGTCGGTATTAAGATTGTATGCAGTGGAGGGCTGCCATGTGAGAATGTGCAACTAAGTGACATTGATCTCACATACAGTGGAAACAAAGGCCCTATTACCTCTCACTGTAAGCATGTCAAGCCCACCATTAACAACGTGGCACGGGCTCTTGCTTGCGCGACCTCTTCTTGA
- the LOC126582766 gene encoding threonine--tRNA ligase, chloroplastic/mitochondrial 2-like, protein MLILQRMAMATSSSFLSIPLLKTPPSFLSPIKHCVSPPSSEFRALALYGGRNGVSTSSAVATEAQVSTQDDKLKDAQMEVTDKPEKVVLPTNESSESLLRIRHTCAHVMAMAVQKLFPDAKVTIGPWIENGFYYDFDMEPLTDKELKRIKKEMDRIIGRNLPLIREEVSRDEAHRRITALNEPYKLEILNSIKEDPITIYHIGDEWWDLCAGPHVEKTGKINRKAVELESIAGAYWRGDEKKPMLQRIYGTAWESEEQLKAYLHFKVEAKRRDHRRLGQVLDLFSIQNDAGGGLVFWHPKGAIVRHVIEDLWKKIHIECGYDLLYTPHVAKANLWQISGHLDYYRENMYDQMNVEDELYQLRPMNCPYHILVYKRKRHSYHEFPIRVAELGTVYRYELSGSLHGLFRVRGFTQDDAHIFCLEDQIKDEIRGVLDLTEELLLQFGFSNYEVNLSTRPEKAVGDDDIWVKATSALRDALDDKGWSYQIDEGGGAFYGPKIDLKIEDALGRKWQCSTIQVDFNLPQRFDITYVDSNSEKKRPIMIHRAVLGSLERFFGVLIEHYAGDFPLWLSPVQAHVLPVTDTQLDYCKEVTNKLKANGIRGELCQGERLPKLIRNSEMQKIPLMAVVGAKEVETGTVTVRSRFGGDLGTMPIDDFVSTIKSAIESKASI, encoded by the exons CGGCAGAAATGGAGTCTCCACCTCCTCAGCGGTGGCCACGGAGGCTCAGGTCTCGACCCAAGACGACAAATTGAAGGATGCCCAGATGGAGGTAACTGATAAGCCTGAGAAAGTCGTGCTTCCAACCAACGAGTCCTCGGAGAGCCTGCTCAGAATTCGACACACG TGTGCACACGTGATGGCCATGGCTGTTCAAAAGCTCTTCCCGGATGCAAAAGTGACAATTGGTCCGTGGATAGAAAATGGGTTCTATTATGATTTTGATATGGAGCCTTTGACGGACAAAGAGTTGAAGAGGATCAAGAAGGAAATG GATCGCATCATTGGTAGGAATTTACCACTTATAAGAGAGGAAGTTTCAAGAGATGAAGCTCACAGAAGAATAACTGCTCTCAACGAACCATACAAATTGGAAATTTTGAATAGTATTAAGGAAGATCCCATTACCATATATCACATTG GCGATGAATGGTGGGACCTGTGTGCTGGACCTCATGTTGAAAAAACTggaaaaattaacagaaaagcTGTCGAACTTGAGTCTATTGCTGGTGCTTACTGGAGAGGTGATGAAAAGAAACCCATGCTGCAGAGGATTTATGGCACTGCATGGGAGAGCGAAGAACAATTGAAGGCATATCTTCATTTCAAAGTGGAAGCTAAACGTAGAGATCACAGGCGCCTTGGTCAAGTTCTTGATCTGTTTTCTATACAG AATGATGCCGGTGGGGGTTTAGTGTTCTGGCATCCAAAGGGTGCTATTGTGAGGCATGTAATAGAAGATTTGTGGAAAAAGATCCACATAGAATGTGGTTATGATTTGCTGTATACTCCACATGTTGCAAAGGCAAACCTTTGGCAGATAAGTGGTCATCTGGATTATTACAGAGAGAATATGTATGATCAGATGAATGTTGAGGATGAACTTTATCAGCTTCGACCGATGAACTGCCCCTATCATATCTTGGTTTACAAAAGAAAGCGTCACTCGTATCATGAATTCCCTATTCGAGTTGCTGAGTTGGGAACTGTATATAGGTATGAGTTATCTGGAAGCTTGCATGGCCTTTTTCGTGTAAGAGGTTTTACTCAG GATGATGCACACATATTTTGTCTAGAAGATCAGATCAAAGATGAAATCAGGGGTGTCCTAGATCTTACCGAAGAACTTTTGTTGCAATTTGGCTTCAGTAATTATGAAGTCAATCTATCTACGAGGCCAGAGAAAGCTGTTGGAGATGATGATATATGGGTGAAAGCAACATCTGCCCTTAGAGATGCTTTGGATGATAAAGGTTGGAGCTATCAAATTGATGAAGGTGGTGGTGCCTTTTATGGTCCAAAGATTGATCTTAAGATTGAGGATGCCCTTGGAAGGAAGTGGCAGTGCTCAACTATACAG GTTGATTTTAACCTACCACAGCGTTTTGACATAACATATGTTGACTCAAACTCGGAAAAGAAGCGGCCTATCATGATCCATAGAGCTGTTCTTGGGTCATTGGAGAGATTCTTTGGAGTCCTTATAGAGCATTATGCGGGGGATTTTCCATTATGGCTTTCGCCAGTGCAAGCTCATGTTTTACCAGTTACCGACACTCAG CTTGATTACTGCAAAGAGGTAACCAACAAACTGAAAGCAAATGGTATCCGCGGCGAACTTTGCCAGGGTGAACGCCTTCCAAAACTGATTAGAAATTCAGAGATGCAGAAAATTCCATTAATGGCTGTTGTCGGTGCCAAGGAAGTTGAAACTGGCACTGTTACAGTAAGATCCAGGTTTGGTGGCGATCTTGGCACCATGCCAATTGATGATTTTGTCAGTACAATCAAGTCGGCCATTGAAAGCAAAGCGTCAATTTGA